A genomic segment from Prochlorothrix hollandica PCC 9006 = CALU 1027 encodes:
- a CDS encoding Uma2 family endonuclease gives MLPTPIPTVLPLLESGDRLSRPEFERRYQAMSHLKKAELIEGVVYVASPVRVYHHGYPHSCIIGWLLTYSAATPGTMVCDNTTVRLDAKNEPQPDAILRWEADQGGQSRISEDDYIEGAPELIVEVAVSTASYDLHDKLRAYRRNGVREYLVWLTEEQALRWYRLEEDEYRQQEPDAEGLIKSAVFPGLWLAVKALLAGRMAEVLQVVQRGIGARS, from the coding sequence ATGCTACCCACCCCAATCCCGACGGTGCTGCCCCTTTTGGAGAGCGGCGATCGGCTCAGTCGGCCTGAATTTGAGCGCCGCTACCAGGCCATGTCCCACCTTAAAAAGGCTGAATTAATCGAAGGAGTTGTTTACGTGGCTTCCCCGGTTCGGGTCTATCACCATGGCTACCCCCATAGTTGTATCATTGGCTGGTTGCTAACCTATTCAGCAGCAACTCCTGGAACCATGGTTTGTGATAATACAACTGTGCGATTGGATGCCAAGAATGAACCCCAGCCCGATGCGATTTTGCGCTGGGAGGCGGACCAGGGTGGGCAGTCGCGCATTAGTGAGGATGATTATATTGAGGGGGCACCGGAGTTGATTGTGGAGGTTGCGGTCAGTACGGCTTCCTATGATTTGCATGATAAGCTGCGGGCCTACCGACGCAATGGGGTGCGGGAGTATCTGGTCTGGCTGACGGAGGAGCAAGCTTTACGGTGGTATCGGCTGGAGGAGGACGAATATCGACAGCAGGAGCCGGATGCAGAGGGATTGATTAAAAGTGCGGTGTTTCCGGGGCTATGGTTGGCGGTGAAGGCGTTATTGGCGGGCAGGATGGCTGAGGTTTTGCAGGTCGTGCAGCGGGGTATTGGGGCACGATCGTAA
- a CDS encoding Uma2 family endonuclease, with protein sequence QPDAILRWEADQGGQSRISEDDYIEGAPELIVEVAASTASYDLHDKLRAYRRNGVREYLVWLTEEQALRWYRLEEGEYRQQEPDAEGLIKSGVFPGLWLAVEALLAGRMAEVLQVVQRGIGARS encoded by the coding sequence CGCAGCCCGATGCAATTTTGCGCTGGGAGGCGGATCAGGGGGGGCAGTCGCGCATTAGTGAGGATGATTATATTGAGGGGGCACCGGAGTTGATTGTGGAGGTTGCGGCGAGTACGGCTTCCTATGATTTGCATGATAAGCTGCGGGCTTACCGACGCAATGGGGTGAGGGAGTATCTGGTCTGGCTGACGGAGGAGCAAGCTTTACGGTGGTATCGGCTGGAGGAGGGCGAATATCGACAGCAGGAGCCGGATGCAGAGGGATTGATTAAGAGTGGGGTGTTTCCGGGGCTGTGGTTGGCGGTGGAAGCGTTATTGGCCGGCAGGATGGCTGAGGTTTTGCAGGTCGTGCAGCGGGGTATTGGGGCACGATCGTAA
- a CDS encoding DUF29 domain-containing protein, with the protein MVQARVSGQRSLYDQDYHLWLEEMARFLEAGQLEQLDRENLLEEILDLGRRDQRKLESLLTRLWEHLLKLGYWRSELGRNQAHWRGEVTNFRVQIQRELKVSPSLRRYCEGVLEECYQDAKRIVAERAGLPVDLLPEEPIADLDQVLSLDWFPNPGHG; encoded by the coding sequence ATGGTTCAAGCAAGGGTCTCTGGACAACGATCGCTCTACGACCAGGACTACCATCTCTGGCTAGAGGAGATGGCTCGTTTCTTAGAAGCGGGGCAACTGGAGCAGTTAGATCGAGAGAATTTGTTGGAGGAAATTTTAGACTTGGGGCGGCGGGATCAGCGGAAGCTAGAAAGTCTTTTAACCCGGTTGTGGGAGCATCTCTTAAAGTTGGGATATTGGCGATCGGAACTGGGGCGGAATCAAGCCCATTGGCGTGGAGAGGTGACTAATTTCCGGGTTCAGATTCAACGGGAACTCAAGGTGAGTCCTAGTTTGCGGCGTTACTGCGAGGGGGTTTTGGAGGAGTGTTATCAGGATGCAAAGCGAATTGTGGCGGAACGGGCGGGGTTACCGGTAGACCTGTTGCCGGAGGAGCCGATCGCGGATTTGGATCAGGTTTTGAGTCTGGACTGGTTCCCGAATCCAGGGCATGGCTAA
- a CDS encoding Uma2 family endonuclease has product MLLQPSVQRADRLNLENFLQLPNIEESPAWEFVGQVAVQKPMPTLYHSRLQKRLVARIDGLGMDYEAFPELRCVLSTSSVVPDVAVVRADRIPAENGPLMGPPDWAIEILSPDQPSLTVIAKLKSCLREGIQLAWLMDPQEQLVLVMWPDRPLLLCEGEREIPGLAGLDLGLTAGRMFQEWLR; this is encoded by the coding sequence ATGCTATTACAACCGTCTGTTCAACGGGCCGATCGCTTAAATCTAGAGAACTTTTTGCAGCTTCCCAATATTGAGGAGTCTCCTGCTTGGGAGTTTGTGGGACAAGTGGCGGTACAAAAACCCATGCCAACCCTCTATCACAGCCGCTTGCAGAAACGTTTAGTTGCAAGGATTGATGGGCTAGGGATGGACTATGAGGCATTTCCGGAATTGCGCTGTGTTTTATCGACGAGTTCGGTGGTGCCGGATGTGGCGGTGGTACGGGCCGATCGGATTCCAGCAGAGAATGGGCCGTTAATGGGACCTCCGGATTGGGCGATCGAGATTTTGTCGCCGGATCAGCCCAGTTTGACGGTTATTGCCAAATTGAAGTCATGTTTGCGGGAGGGGATACAGTTGGCCTGGTTAATGGACCCCCAGGAGCAGTTGGTGTTGGTGATGTGGCCCGATCGTCCGCTACTCCTGTGTGAGGGAGAGCGGGAGATTCCAGGGTTGGCAGGGTTGGACTTGGGGTTGACGGCGGGGCGGATGTTTCAGGAGTGGCTGAGGTAA